In Fusobacterium hwasookii, a single window of DNA contains:
- a CDS encoding McrC family protein, translated as MEEKIFIFREFQKITYSKNKKLFSKLKKYIIDNNLDNDYEFFKISKDSIIVQNFVGTIPLDDIQIEILPKIPLVENNIEEEKIRFLEILQSIDYFKEKLFNKSKIAIKDTSILEIFIQFFIEEVEKIVKKGLIYRYENKKENLNMFKGKLDVNNHIKYNFSHKEKFYVKFDEFSVNSLENIFIKMTIQKLKKISFNSKNKENLDRIGHYFEKVSILENSIENLEYITFDRINGYYKNAIQWAKIFLNNQSSSIFSTNNGEITSILFPMENIFENYIINKLRNLIQEKYYNQFIIKTQDNSCSIFSNIDFNNTKIENDILRVKPDIVIKNKETKEIFILDTKWKVLNKSDDKFKISTEDIYQMFTYVKTYNDRSKNYICKKAYLIYPATNMNKNTFNSKDKLIFSTDNFELNIIFVDLNSEENTENSLINILDNFIKKGRRI; from the coding sequence ATGGAAGAAAAAATATTTATATTTAGAGAATTTCAAAAAATAACTTATAGTAAAAATAAAAAACTATTTTCTAAATTAAAGAAATATATTATTGATAATAATTTAGATAATGATTATGAATTTTTTAAAATTTCAAAAGATTCTATAATTGTTCAAAATTTTGTAGGAACAATACCTCTTGATGATATTCAAATAGAAATACTACCTAAAATTCCTTTGGTAGAAAATAATATTGAAGAAGAAAAAATTAGATTTTTGGAAATATTACAAAGTATTGATTATTTTAAAGAAAAACTTTTTAATAAGTCAAAAATTGCAATAAAAGATACATCAATTTTAGAAATATTTATACAATTTTTTATAGAAGAAGTTGAAAAAATAGTAAAAAAAGGTTTAATATATAGGTATGAGAATAAAAAAGAAAATCTTAATATGTTTAAAGGAAAATTAGATGTAAACAATCATATAAAATATAATTTTTCACATAAAGAAAAATTCTATGTAAAATTTGATGAATTTTCTGTTAATTCCTTAGAGAATATTTTTATTAAAATGACTATTCAAAAATTAAAGAAGATTTCTTTTAATTCTAAAAATAAAGAAAATTTAGATAGAATAGGGCATTATTTTGAGAAAGTTTCTATTTTAGAAAACTCTATTGAAAATTTAGAATATATTACTTTTGACAGAATAAATGGCTATTATAAAAATGCTATTCAGTGGGCTAAAATATTTTTAAATAATCAATCATCTTCAATTTTTTCAACAAATAATGGAGAAATAACAAGTATTCTATTTCCAATGGAAAATATTTTTGAAAATTATATAATAAATAAATTGAGAAATCTTATTCAAGAAAAATATTATAATCAATTTATTATCAAAACACAAGACAACTCTTGTTCAATTTTTTCAAATATAGATTTTAATAATACTAAAATTGAGAATGATATTTTAAGAGTAAAGCCAGATATCGTTATAAAAAATAAAGAAACTAAGGAAATATTTATTCTAGATACAAAGTGGAAAGTATTAAATAAATCAGATGATAAATTTAAAATTTCAACTGAAGATATTTACCAAATGTTTACCTATGTAAAAACATATAATGATAGAAGCAAAAATTATATTTGTAAAAAAGCATACTTAATTTATCCTGCTACAAATATGAATAAAAACACATTTAACTCAAAAGACAAATTGATATTTAGTACTGATAACTTTGAATTAAATATTATTTTTGTAGATTTAAATTCAGAGGAAAATACTGAAAATAGTTTAATTAATATTTTAGATAATTTTATAAAAAAGGGGAGAAGAATATGA
- a CDS encoding McrB family protein, whose amino-acid sequence MNEVLNSDVNEQFKELIIRTLGIITRNKTRKHIQISLNPLKTLLKEYYKDEIWWRFQPKDTVPGLCFWSRKLANEPAKGIYLMFYSYFGKQNGIDVKYIVLAFGKSVKNKSEVKWDSRLPLKTINDFFNELNVEELPSYKNEINYGSSMVYKAYLINQEKFNDELFHNQIFNDFKTLLDYYVAYAKYITYEKNYNRISESKEELEKAYENEFNKIMKTLDNPQNNLKIEANNTDNVNQIKDEFNFPLNTILYGPPGTGKTYNSIFYSVGIIEKNKIIFKIKNNNEDILKKFKDYKDKNLIKFITFHQSYGYEDFIESIRPDLDNESKDLKYIIHSGVFKDICNKAKNDRKNNYVLIIDEINRGNISKIFGELISLIEPSKREGEKEELEVTLPYSKELFTIPKNIYIIGTMNTADRSIALLDIALRRRFNFIEIMPQYDILKNEKIENIELDLLLSTINERIEFLLDREHIIGHSYFLNINTFEDLIQVFRNSIIPLLQEYFYDDFEKIKSVLGDNNFISSKNISINLKGNNQKKYIYKIDEEALKVPENYQKIYSSNEDEE is encoded by the coding sequence ATGAATGAAGTATTAAATAGTGATGTAAATGAACAATTTAAAGAATTAATTATTAGAACATTAGGGATTATAACTCGTAATAAGACAAGAAAACACATACAGATAAGTCTTAATCCATTGAAAACTCTTCTTAAAGAGTATTATAAAGATGAAATTTGGTGGAGATTTCAGCCAAAAGATACAGTTCCTGGGTTATGTTTTTGGTCAAGAAAATTAGCTAATGAGCCAGCAAAAGGGATTTATCTTATGTTCTATTCTTATTTTGGAAAACAAAATGGAATAGATGTGAAATACATTGTTTTAGCATTTGGAAAAAGTGTAAAAAATAAATCTGAGGTTAAATGGGATAGTAGATTACCATTAAAGACTATTAATGATTTTTTTAATGAATTAAATGTAGAAGAGCTTCCTTCTTATAAAAATGAAATTAATTATGGTTCTTCTATGGTTTATAAAGCATATTTAATTAATCAAGAAAAATTTAATGATGAGTTATTTCATAACCAAATTTTCAATGATTTTAAAACACTTTTAGATTACTATGTTGCTTATGCAAAATATATAACTTATGAAAAAAATTATAATAGAATAAGTGAAAGTAAAGAAGAATTAGAAAAAGCTTATGAAAATGAATTTAATAAGATTATGAAGACATTAGATAATCCTCAAAATAATTTAAAAATTGAAGCAAATAACACAGATAATGTTAATCAAATTAAAGATGAATTTAATTTTCCTTTAAATACTATATTATATGGACCACCAGGAACAGGAAAGACATACAACTCTATTTTCTATTCAGTTGGAATTATAGAGAAAAATAAAATTATTTTTAAAATAAAAAATAATAACGAAGATATCTTAAAAAAATTTAAAGACTATAAAGATAAAAACCTAATAAAATTTATTACATTTCATCAATCTTATGGATACGAAGATTTTATTGAGAGTATAAGACCAGATTTAGATAATGAAAGTAAAGATTTAAAATATATTATCCATTCAGGAGTATTTAAAGATATTTGTAATAAGGCTAAAAACGATAGAAAAAATAATTATGTTCTAATTATAGATGAAATAAATAGAGGGAATATTTCAAAAATTTTTGGTGAATTAATCTCTTTAATTGAGCCTTCTAAAAGGGAAGGAGAAAAAGAAGAATTAGAAGTAACTTTACCTTATTCAAAAGAACTTTTCACTATCCCAAAAAATATTTATATCATAGGAACGATGAATACAGCAGATAGATCTATTGCTTTATTAGATATTGCACTTCGTAGAAGATTTAATTTTATTGAGATAATGCCTCAATATGATATTTTAAAAAATGAGAAAATAGAAAATATTGAATTAGATTTATTGTTATCAACTATAAATGAAAGAATTGAATTTTTACTAGATAGAGAGCATATAATAGGACATTCATATTTTTTAAATATAAATACTTTTGAAGATTTAATTCAAGTATTTAGAAATTCTATTATACCTTTATTGCAAGAATATTTTTATGATGACTTTGAAAAAATAAAATCTGTTTTAGGAGATAATAATTTTATATCTTCAAAAAATATTTCTATAAATTTAAAAGGAAATAATCAAAAAAAATATATTTATAAAATAGATGAGGAAGCATTAAAAGTTCCTGAAAACTATCAAAAAATATATTCTTCTAATGAAGATGAGGAATAG
- a CDS encoding carbon starvation CstA family protein: MYSFIGSIIALVLGYLIYGRIVDGIFGSDESKVTPAKRLADGVDYMEMGWARAFLIQFLNIAGTGPIFGAVAGALWGPAAFLWIVFGCIFGGAVHDFLLGMMSVRQDGASVSEIVGENLGVTAKQIMRVFSVVLSLLVGVVFIMSPAQILKDITGISYEVWLAVIIIYYLCATVLPVDQVIGKIYPVFGLSLLIMAVGIGGGLIINNADIPEIAFVNMHPAGKSIFPYLCISIACGAISGFHATQSPMMARCLRTEKDGRKVFYGAMIAEGIIALIWAAAAMSFFGGIPQLAEAGPAAVVVNKISVGILGKVGGALALLGVVACPITSGDTAFRSARLTIADSLKYKQGPIVNRFIIAIPLFVLGIALCFIPFNVVWRYFGWSNQTLATIALWAAVKYLANRGKNYWVALIPAMFMTVVVTSYILAAPEGFVRFFGDKDIKVIEHIAIIIGCVVSLGCTAGFFMTNKKSNLITE, encoded by the coding sequence ATGTATAGTTTTATAGGTTCTATTATAGCCTTAGTGCTAGGTTACTTAATTTATGGAAGAATTGTAGATGGAATTTTTGGTTCAGATGAATCAAAAGTTACTCCTGCTAAAAGATTAGCTGATGGTGTTGACTATATGGAAATGGGATGGGCAAGAGCATTCCTTATTCAATTTCTTAATATAGCTGGTACTGGACCAATATTTGGAGCAGTTGCAGGAGCATTATGGGGACCAGCGGCATTTCTTTGGATAGTGTTTGGATGTATCTTTGGAGGAGCAGTTCATGATTTTCTTTTAGGAATGATGTCAGTTAGACAAGATGGAGCATCTGTTTCTGAAATAGTTGGAGAAAATTTAGGTGTGACAGCAAAACAAATAATGAGAGTTTTCTCTGTTGTACTTTCATTACTAGTTGGAGTTGTATTCATAATGAGTCCAGCTCAAATTTTAAAAGATATAACAGGAATAAGCTATGAAGTTTGGCTAGCAGTTATAATAATTTATTATCTATGTGCAACAGTTTTACCAGTTGACCAAGTTATTGGAAAAATTTATCCTGTATTTGGATTATCACTTTTAATAATGGCAGTTGGAATTGGTGGAGGATTAATAATAAATAATGCAGATATTCCTGAAATAGCATTTGTAAATATGCACCCAGCAGGAAAATCAATATTCCCTTATCTATGTATTTCAATAGCTTGTGGAGCAATCAGTGGTTTCCATGCTACTCAATCTCCTATGATGGCTAGATGTTTAAGAACAGAAAAAGATGGAAGAAAAGTTTTCTATGGTGCAATGATAGCAGAAGGAATTATAGCTCTTATTTGGGCAGCAGCAGCAATGTCATTCTTTGGTGGAATTCCACAACTTGCTGAAGCAGGACCAGCTGCAGTTGTAGTTAATAAAATATCAGTTGGAATCTTAGGAAAAGTTGGAGGAGCATTAGCATTACTTGGAGTTGTTGCATGTCCTATAACTTCTGGAGATACTGCATTTAGAAGTGCAAGACTTACTATTGCTGACTCTTTAAAATATAAACAAGGACCTATTGTAAATAGATTTATTATTGCAATTCCACTATTTGTTCTAGGTATTGCATTATGTTTCATTCCATTTAATGTTGTTTGGAGATACTTTGGTTGGTCAAACCAAACTCTTGCTACAATAGCTTTATGGGCAGCAGTTAAATATTTAGCAAACAGAGGAAAAAATTATTGGGTAGCTTTAATCCCAGCAATGTTTATGACTGTTGTTGTAACTTCTTATATACTTGCAGCACCAGAAGGATTTGTAAGATTCTTTGGAGATAAAGATATAAAAGTTATTGAACATATCGCAATAATAATTGGTTGTGTTGTATCTTTAGGATGTACAGCTGGATTCTTTATGACAAATAAAAAATCTAATTTAATTACTGAATAA
- a CDS encoding sensor histidine kinase, whose translation MNIQFISHLISNIGCSAMIAFFFIKIDRANIIIKSKAKTKKDIVALSFFFSLLSISGTYIGLNFNGAILNTRNVGVIAGGILGGPYVSIITGLVAGIHRAFVNLGRETAIPCAIATITGGFLTAYMHRFIKSKDRIFFGFLLACIVENISMGLILLIHKDKVLAQNIVASFYVPMVFMNSIGASVLILIVEDIIQKSEIVAGNQAKLALEIANKTLPYFRETENLSEVCKIIANSLGAKATVITNKKDIVAGFSFDKAQITKSPIRSNNTRKVLKTGEVMLVIKEDDEIIEDFSYISPHIKSCIILPLREKDDISGTLKIFFDTAEKITEKNRYLMIGLSHLISTQMEISKVENLISLLKYSELKALQSQINPHFLFNVLNTMASLIRTNPEKAREVTIDLSKYLRYNLDNNLKSVELIKELNQIDTYIKIEKTRFGDKLNIIYNVDESLYNFQIPSLIIQPLVENSIKHGILKKRENGCVKIIVNKIDRDIEVIIEDDGIGIEQTVIDNLDKQIQENIGLKNVHQRLKLLYGEGLNIKKLEPGTRITFKILGGVKYD comes from the coding sequence ATGAATATACAATTTATTTCACATTTAATAAGTAATATAGGTTGCTCTGCAATGATAGCATTTTTCTTTATAAAAATTGATAGAGCAAATATAATTATAAAAAGTAAAGCCAAGACTAAAAAAGATATAGTTGCCCTATCTTTTTTCTTTTCACTATTATCCATAAGTGGAACTTATATAGGATTAAATTTTAATGGTGCTATTTTAAATACTAGAAATGTTGGAGTTATTGCAGGTGGAATTTTGGGTGGGCCTTATGTTTCAATAATCACAGGTCTTGTAGCTGGAATACATAGAGCTTTTGTAAATCTTGGTAGAGAAACTGCTATTCCTTGTGCTATTGCTACAATAACAGGTGGATTCTTAACTGCCTACATGCATCGTTTTATAAAAAGTAAAGATAGAATATTTTTTGGTTTTCTTTTAGCTTGTATTGTTGAAAATATTAGTATGGGCTTAATCTTACTTATACACAAAGATAAAGTTCTAGCTCAAAATATAGTTGCAAGTTTTTATGTTCCTATGGTTTTCATGAACTCTATTGGTGCAAGTGTTTTAATTTTAATAGTTGAGGATATTATTCAAAAAAGTGAAATTGTTGCAGGAAATCAAGCTAAACTTGCTTTAGAAATAGCTAATAAAACTCTGCCATATTTTAGAGAAACTGAAAATCTTAGTGAAGTATGTAAAATTATTGCAAATTCTTTAGGTGCAAAAGCAACAGTGATAACTAATAAAAAAGATATTGTTGCAGGTTTTTCATTTGATAAAGCACAGATAACAAAAAGTCCTATAAGAAGTAATAATACAAGAAAAGTTTTAAAAACAGGAGAAGTAATGCTAGTTATAAAAGAGGATGATGAGATTATAGAAGACTTTTCATATATTTCTCCACATATTAAATCTTGTATAATTTTACCTTTAAGAGAAAAAGATGACATCAGTGGTACTTTAAAAATTTTCTTTGATACAGCAGAAAAGATAACAGAGAAAAATAGATATCTAATGATAGGTTTATCCCATCTTATATCAACTCAGATGGAAATTAGTAAGGTGGAGAATTTAATTTCTTTACTTAAATATTCTGAGTTAAAGGCATTACAATCTCAGATAAATCCACATTTTTTATTTAATGTTTTAAATACTATGGCTTCTCTTATCAGGACAAATCCTGAAAAAGCAAGAGAAGTTACAATAGATTTATCAAAATACTTAAGGTATAACTTAGATAATAATTTAAAAAGTGTGGAACTTATTAAAGAACTAAATCAAATTGATACCTATATTAAAATTGAAAAAACAAGGTTTGGAGATAAATTAAATATAATCTATAATGTTGATGAAAGTTTATATAATTTTCAAATTCCAAGTTTAATCATTCAACCTCTTGTTGAAAATAGTATAAAACATGGTATTTTAAAGAAGAGAGAAAATGGTTGTGTTAAAATAATTGTCAATAAAATTGATAGAGATATAGAAGTCATAATTGAAGATGATGGAATAGGTATAGAACAAACTGTAATTGATAACTTAGATAAACAAATACAAGAAAATATAGGTCTTAAAAATGTTCACCAAAGATTAAAACTTCTTTATGGAGAAGGGCTTAATATAAAGAAATTAGAACCTGGAACAAGAATAACATTTAAAATACTTGGAGGAGTAAAATATGATTAG
- a CDS encoding LytR/AlgR family response regulator transcription factor encodes MISCIIVEDELPAREELKYFLNEEKEIKLIAEFDNPLDTLNFLENNTTDVIFLDINMPDMNGISLGKIITKMYPNIKIVFITAYKDYAVDAFEIKAFDYLLKPYSESRIKNLLKSLVNIKTEFTSSIKNTNLKKITVNIDERLYVISLNDIDYIEASEKETLIFSNQKKYVSKIKISKWEEMLKGYNFYRCHRSFIINLDKITEIEQWFNSSWIIKIKNYTTAIPVSRNNIKELKELFLV; translated from the coding sequence ATGATTAGTTGCATAATTGTTGAAGATGAATTGCCTGCAAGAGAAGAGTTAAAATATTTTTTGAATGAAGAAAAAGAAATTAAACTTATAGCTGAATTTGATAATCCTTTAGATACTTTAAATTTCTTAGAAAATAATACAACTGATGTAATTTTTTTAGATATTAATATGCCTGATATGAATGGGATTAGTCTAGGAAAAATAATAACTAAAATGTACCCAAATATTAAAATTGTTTTTATAACTGCATATAAAGATTATGCTGTTGATGCCTTTGAGATAAAAGCTTTTGATTACCTTTTAAAACCATATTCAGAAAGTAGAATTAAAAATCTTTTAAAATCTTTGGTAAATATAAAAACTGAATTTACATCTTCAATAAAAAATACTAATTTAAAGAAAATAACTGTAAATATTGATGAAAGACTCTATGTTATTTCTTTAAATGACATTGATTATATAGAGGCTTCTGAAAAAGAGACGTTAATCTTTTCAAATCAGAAAAAATATGTAAGTAAAATTAAAATTTCTAAATGGGAAGAAATGTTAAAAGGATATAATTTTTATAGATGTCATCGTTCGTTTATTATAAACTTAGATAAAATAACTGAGATAGAACAATGGTTTAATTCATCTTGGATAATAAAAATTAAAAACTATACAACAGCCATACCTGTAAGCAGGAATAACATTAAAGAATTAAAAGAATTATTTTTAGTTTAA
- a CDS encoding gamma-glutamyl-gamma-aminobutyrate hydrolase family protein produces MKKPIIGISASMIYEEKDELFLGDKYSCVAYSYVDAVYKSGGIPITLPILKDVSAIREQVKLLDGLILSGGRDVDPHFYGEEPLEKLESIFPERDVHEMALIRAAIDLKKPIFAICRGMQILNVTYGGTLYQDISYAPGEHIKHCQIGSPYQATHSIKIDKISTLFRMADKLEVERVNSFHHQALKQVAKGLKVVATAPDGIIEAVERENEDGLFVIGVQFHPEMMFDKSTFARGIFKKFINICIESKPGEVILKDEIHHREENEEEKNIDEKIKEIENEEKKEFFKGDL; encoded by the coding sequence ATGAAAAAACCAATTATTGGAATATCAGCAAGTATGATATATGAAGAAAAAGATGAATTGTTTTTGGGGGATAAATACTCTTGTGTTGCTTATTCTTATGTTGATGCAGTATATAAATCTGGTGGAATCCCTATTACTCTACCAATTTTAAAAGATGTTTCTGCAATAAGAGAACAAGTAAAATTGTTAGATGGTTTGATTTTATCAGGTGGGCGTGATGTAGACCCTCATTTCTATGGAGAAGAACCTTTAGAAAAATTAGAATCTATTTTTCCTGAAAGAGATGTTCATGAAATGGCTTTAATTAGAGCAGCAATTGATTTAAAAAAACCTATATTTGCAATTTGTCGTGGTATGCAAATACTTAATGTTACTTATGGTGGAACATTATATCAAGATATTTCTTATGCTCCAGGAGAACATATAAAACATTGTCAAATAGGATCACCTTATCAGGCAACTCATTCAATTAAGATTGATAAAATCTCAACTTTATTTAGAATGGCAGATAAATTAGAGGTTGAAAGAGTAAATTCATTTCACCATCAAGCATTAAAGCAAGTAGCTAAAGGACTTAAAGTTGTTGCAACAGCACCTGATGGAATAATTGAGGCAGTTGAAAGAGAAAATGAAGATGGTTTATTTGTAATAGGAGTTCAATTTCACCCTGAAATGATGTTTGACAAAAGTACTTTTGCAAGAGGAATTTTTAAAAAGTTTATCAATATTTGTATAGAAAGTAAGCCAGGAGAAGTTATTTTAAAAGATGAAATACATCATAGAGAAGAAAATGAAGAAGAAAAAAATATTGATGAAAAAATTAAAGAAATAGAAAATGAAGAAAAAAAGGAATTTTTTAAAGGGGATCTATAA
- a CDS encoding Crp/Fnr family transcriptional regulator has protein sequence MISKEDIKYLEKIFPFWFEINQNDRAKIILSSRVLSLKKNAIFFNSHELDGLLFLKSGKLRFFLSSLDARELPLYYLNNMEVEFFENFTDKTISTILDIAFIVEKNSEILLIPCSVLNLFRDKYSIMEKFLHNLTREKFSKSLLSLQNILLIPLKERLLEFLYSLNKTEIFLTHEEIAKNLGSSREVISRNLKTLEKENFLKINRKKIIILDRGEVL, from the coding sequence GTGATAAGTAAAGAGGATATAAAATATCTTGAAAAAATTTTTCCTTTTTGGTTTGAGATAAATCAAAATGATAGAGCTAAAATAATTCTTTCAAGCCGTGTATTATCTTTAAAGAAAAATGCTATTTTTTTTAATTCACATGAATTAGATGGCTTACTATTTTTAAAGTCAGGAAAACTAAGATTTTTCTTATCATCTTTAGATGCAAGAGAATTACCACTCTATTATTTAAATAATATGGAAGTAGAATTTTTTGAAAATTTTACAGATAAGACTATATCAACAATTTTGGATATAGCTTTTATTGTTGAAAAAAATAGTGAAATACTTTTAATACCATGTTCAGTGTTAAATCTTTTTAGAGATAAGTATAGTATAATGGAAAAATTTTTACATAATTTAACAAGAGAAAAATTTTCTAAATCTTTATTGTCATTACAAAATATCTTACTTATTCCACTTAAAGAAAGACTACTAGAGTTTTTATATAGTTTAAATAAAACTGAAATATTTTTAACACACGAAGAAATAGCCAAAAATTTAGGTAGTTCAAGAGAAGTAATAAGTAGAAATTTAAAAACTTTAGAGAAAGAAAATTTTTTAAAAATTAATAGAAAAAAAATTATTATATTAGATAGGGGTGAAGTATTATGA
- a CDS encoding SDR family oxidoreductase: protein MKIFIVGGSSGIGLSLAKRYANLGNEVAICGTNEDKLKKIEENNKNIKIYKVDVRNKEELKCAIEDFSNGNLDLIINSAGIYTNNRTTKLTDKEAYAMIDINLTGVLNTFEAVRDMMFKNNRGHIAIISSVAGLLDYPKASVYARTKMTIMGVCETYRAFFRDYNINITTIVPGYIATDKLKSLSEEDITKKPTVLSEEESTNIIIKAIEEKKEKIIYPLSMKILISIITKLPKKVLTYILMKQANWGKK from the coding sequence ATGAAAATTTTTATAGTTGGGGGAAGTTCAGGGATAGGTTTATCTCTTGCAAAAAGGTATGCTAACTTAGGAAATGAAGTAGCTATCTGTGGAACAAATGAAGATAAATTAAAAAAGATTGAAGAAAATAATAAAAACATAAAAATATATAAAGTTGATGTTAGGAACAAAGAAGAATTAAAATGTGCTATTGAGGATTTTTCAAATGGAAATTTAGATTTAATTATAAATTCTGCTGGAATATACACTAATAACAGAACAACAAAGCTAACTGATAAAGAAGCTTATGCCATGATAGATATAAACCTAACAGGAGTTTTAAATACTTTTGAAGCAGTAAGAGATATGATGTTTAAAAATAACAGAGGTCACATTGCAATAATATCCTCTGTTGCAGGATTACTTGATTATCCTAAAGCCTCTGTCTATGCAAGAACAAAAATGACAATAATGGGCGTTTGTGAAACATATAGAGCATTTTTTAGAGATTACAATATAAATATAACTACAATAGTTCCAGGCTACATAGCTACTGATAAATTAAAATCTTTAAGTGAAGAAGACATTACAAAAAAGCCTACTGTACTTTCTGAGGAAGAATCCACAAACATAATAATAAAAGCCATTGAAGAAAAAAAAGAAAAAATAATATATCCATTAAGTATGAAAATTCTAATTTCTATAATAACAAAATTACCAAAAAAAGTTTTAACTTATATTTTAATGAAACAAGCTAACTGGGGTAAAAAATAA
- a CDS encoding MgtC/SapB family protein produces the protein MPNILEMIDRFLNLKFAGELTVEVVCFRLVLAIILGGIVGYEREKNNRPAGFRTHILVCFGAAIVSMIQDQLRLNILDLARTEGSAVASVIKTDLGRLGALVISGVGFLGAGSIMKEKGETVGGLTTAAGIWATACVGLGIGWGFYNIAIVAILFMIIIMVSLKRLESKFVRKSRLIKFEVKFFDTDDFANGLIEAYEIFRQKSIKISEIDKYQDEGIVTFTVSMKGRNNISDVVVSLSSIKNVEYVRDV, from the coding sequence ATGCCTAATATACTTGAAATGATTGATAGATTTTTAAATTTAAAATTTGCTGGAGAATTAACAGTTGAAGTTGTCTGTTTTAGACTAGTTTTAGCTATTATTCTTGGTGGGATTGTTGGTTATGAAAGAGAAAAAAATAACCGTCCTGCTGGTTTTAGAACACATATTTTAGTATGCTTTGGAGCTGCTATTGTATCTATGATACAAGATCAATTAAGACTAAATATTCTTGATTTAGCTAGAACTGAAGGAAGTGCTGTTGCCTCTGTTATAAAGACTGACTTAGGTAGACTTGGTGCTCTAGTTATAAGTGGAGTTGGCTTCTTAGGTGCTGGTAGTATAATGAAAGAAAAAGGTGAAACTGTTGGAGGACTGACAACTGCTGCTGGAATTTGGGCAACAGCTTGTGTTGGTTTAGGAATAGGTTGGGGATTCTATAATATTGCTATTGTTGCAATTTTATTTATGATAATAATTATGGTTTCTTTAAAAAGATTAGAGTCTAAATTTGTTAGAAAATCAAGACTTATAAAATTTGAAGTTAAGTTTTTTGATACTGATGATTTTGCAAATGGACTTATAGAAGCTTATGAAATCTTTAGACAAAAATCTATTAAAATTTCTGAGATAGATAAGTATCAAGATGAAGGTATAGTAACTTTTACAGTGAGTATGAAAGGAAGAAATAATATATCTGATGTTGTTGTTTCTCTTTCATCTATTAAAAATGTTGAATATGTAAGGGATGTATAA
- the ruvC gene encoding crossover junction endodeoxyribonuclease RuvC — protein sequence MRVIGIDPGTAIVGYGIIDYDKNKYSIVDYGVVLTSKDLSTEERLEIVYDEIDKILKKYRPEFMAIEDLFYFKNNKTVISVAQARGVILLAGKQNNIAMTSYTPLQVKIGITGYGKAEKKQVQQMVQKFLGLSEIPKPDDAADALAICITHINSLGSKLSFGGVNNLKKIVVPSGTNKISLEEYKNLLKK from the coding sequence ATGCGTGTTATAGGAATTGACCCAGGTACAGCAATAGTTGGATATGGTATTATAGATTATGATAAAAATAAATATTCAATAGTTGATTATGGTGTTGTACTCACTTCTAAGGATTTGAGTACAGAAGAAAGATTAGAAATTGTGTATGATGAAATAGATAAAATTTTAAAAAAATATAGACCAGAGTTTATGGCAATAGAAGATTTATTTTACTTTAAAAATAACAAGACTGTAATATCTGTTGCACAAGCAAGAGGGGTTATCTTACTTGCAGGGAAACAAAACAATATTGCTATGACTAGTTATACTCCACTTCAAGTAAAAATTGGAATTACAGGTTATGGTAAGGCAGAGAAAAAACAGGTACAACAGATGGTACAAAAATTTTTAGGCCTTTCTGAGATACCTAAACCTGATGATGCTGCTGATGCTTTAGCTATTTGTATAACTCATATAAACTCATTAGGTTCTAAGTTAAGTTTTGGGGGAGTAAATAATTTAAAGAAAATAGTAGTCCCTTCTGGTACAAATAAAATATCTCTTGAAGAATACAAAAATTTACTAAAAAAATAA